In Patescibacteria group bacterium, the sequence GCAACAGTCCGGTGCCTATCTTGAATGACCCGGCCACTATTCCAGAAGCAAACTATGTTGTGTGCGAATCAACCTACGGAAATCGCCTGCACACTCCCATAGTTTCGCGGGAGGAAGACCTGCAAAATGCGGCTATTTTTGCCCAAAAGCATCACGCTCAAATTATTATTCCCGCTTTTGCTCTGGAGCGAACTCAGGATCTCTTGTACACTTTTAATCTTCTAAAAAACCAGGGAAGATTCCCTAATATCCCGGTGATTTTAGACAGTCCTTTAGCTACAGAAATTACAGCGGTTTATAAAAAATATACTGATTTATTTGATCAAGACTTTCAGGCCTATCTTAAGACCGATCCCGATCTATTCGACTTTCCAAATTTCCGACTTATTTCCACCAAAGAAGAATCGAAGCAGTTGAATAATTTACAAGAAGCGGCTGTAATTATCGCGGGATCCGGTATGGTCGATGCTGGCCGCGTACCGTATCATATCGTGCATCACGCCAGTAATCCAGATAACCAAATTATCTTTACCGGCTATCAGGTCCCAGGCACGCCTGGACGCAAAATCTTAGATGGCGCCAAACATATCGAGTTGTACCATGAATTTGCCAACATTCGCGCCCGGGTGTTCGGCATCGAGTCATTTTCTTCACATGCTGACCAAAAAGGTTTGCTTACTTGGCTAAATGGCTTTAAAACCCAGCCGACAGTGTTGATCACGCATGGCGATGACGATTCGCGGCAAATCTTGGCTACCAAAATCAGCCAGCAGCTTAAATTTAAGAATCATCAGCCCCAGTTCCAAGAAACTTACGACCTAATCTAACTGGCCGACTAGCAATTAGAGCTTGATGTTTTTGGCAAACACCTCTACCCAGGGTAGGGATTTTTCTTTGCCAGTTATAGCCCAATATACTCCCGCCACACTGACCACAGCGAACAATAACCAAATTAGTTTATACAGCCAAACTACCACTATGGCAGCTGGCATAGAAAATAGAGCGATTAAAAACGATTCGATCAACCAAAGAATAAACCAAGCAATCAATTCGGCAGCGAATAAAACCATTCCCCTTTTGATATGAAAGGCAACAAACGAATTATCTTTTTTGACAACCCAAGGCACTACAAATAATATTGAGAAGTAACTCAACGCCGCAAACACTTTAATATCCGCTTCAAGTGCTGTGTGGCTAGAATGAATAGGCGGAATAGCCGAAATCGGATCAACAGGAGTTGGTTCCTCTAGTGATGGCCCTGAAGGGGGCGAAGAAATATTATCTATAGTTTCATTCATTGGCTATTTCCTTATTTTTATTCTGATATAACACAGCTATGATCCCGATAGTTAAAAATAGTATAAGCCGACCTGGTTGTAAAGTCCAAAGATAATGATCAAACAAACCCAGGATAACAATAGCGGTTACTGAACTCAGAGCCACTACCCCCAATAAACTTCGGCCCAGCTTAAACAGACTCCCACTGACCCAGATTAGACCGCCCAACAGAACAATAAACAAAACTTCTCCTACCCAACCCAGCTCTGCTAAAACTAACAGAAAAATGTTATGGACCGGCTGATAGTCCCAGATCTGGCGGCTAAGATTATATACCCAACTCGACAACTTAGAATTATATTGCCAGCCCAATTTATTAGTATCTTGTTGAAGCAAATAAATAGTGTATTGCCCCACGCCTACTCCTGTAAGCGGATATTTATCATAGACTAATTTAGCTTGTTGCAGCTGGTCAATCCGAGCAGTGACCGATCCCTGTTCCAAGGCAGTTTGTTCTGGATGAAATCGAGACACCAGGGCCGGATACTGGCTGAGCGCTATTACCATAACGATAGCGATTAAGCCCCCATCCCACCCTTGCCAACGCGGCCGACCTGAAATCAACCGCCAGATTATAACTACCAGGCAAGTTAGGCCGATAGCCAACCAAGCTGAACGAGAAAAACTGAACAGCAAAGCCACGCTGCCAACTGTTAAAATCAGCCAATAAATCCATGGCCGTTTTATAGCTTTTACTACGCCAAGATAAATCAATCCCAGCCAGGGCAAAACTAAGGCCAAATAACCGCCCAAAACATTGGCATGAGGCAAGGTCCCGTGCGCCCGTAAATGTCTTACTCCGTTAATCAGCACCACTGGGATGCCGAGTTCAGCCGGTTGCAGAGGTGATTCGCCTAAAAATTTTAAGCCGAGAGAACGATTTAGGCCATATTGGCCGATGGCAATGATTGCCTGCAAGCCAGTCCCCCAGGCCAGAGGCAATAGAATATCGGAAAGGTTTTTTACTGCGTTAACTAAATAAATATAGAATAGATAAAATAAAGAAAAATGCGCGGCATTATTTAGCCCCACCGCCCAGTTGCCGGTGATAGAATTACCGTAACCCACCGAAATCCACAGCCAAACGATTAGAAATGTAAGGGGCCAAAAAATTACAGCCGGTCCCGTTTTAAATTCAGTTTTCTTGGCAAAGATAAACCAAGTTAATAACACTAGGATAATTAAAATATCCGATAAATAAATACTGATGGAGGCGTATTCAAAAAATTGTCCCTGATGTTCTGCAAATATTAATGTATGGCGGAACTGCCACGGCAACACAAAAAAAGCCGACCACAGTAGGAATCTATTTATTTTTTGCCAAGAGATCATCTAGTGCCTGTTCTATGACGTCGCGCACTTGCGCCCGCCGATCATTAAAATGCAATTTAATTATATCTCGGTTATACAAAACACTGGGATTGGTGCCGAGCCGACGAATATTTTTATCAATAATTCGCCGCTGTTTGGTGTAGGCCCATTCTTCGAATTGATCTCCCCATTTTCCAGATAAAATCTTTTCTATCAGCCTTCGTAGAACAGATGGTTTGAGATATTTTAAACGGCGCAGCTTCGGATTGCGCCAAGCTCCTGGCAAAACTGATTTTACCCATTGATTAGCCTGCCGCAGCGACCGATGTTCCCCATCCGGCCAAATTGGCACCAAGTCAGCTAACCAATAAGTCAAATAATAATCTTTCTCAATAGCTAGCTTATTAATATTTAAACTCCGGGTACTTAAGAAAAATTCCGGGGAAAATTTGCCCCACCTCTGGGGGCTACGGACGCGCAATTTAAACAGGTTCATCATCACCAACAAACAAGCGCGCGTAGTCCACAGCCGCTCTGGCTGAGCTACTACTAATAAATCAATATCGCTATTGGCGTGGGCATTATTATAAGCTAGCGTATTAGTAACATAAACCTGAGCTAAAAATGGCATATAGCCAAACAGCCACCGCCAATTATTTACTTTATCCCACAACCGATCGGCTAAAGCTATCCGCTCCAGGCGTTCTCCAATAGATAAATCTCCCTGCCAAACTAACTCGCCCACTCGGCTAATTTTGGGTAATTCATTAATGGCTGCCTTGAGCTCTATTTCATCAATTTCCCGCTGCCAGGCATACCGCTTTAATTCTGACAAAGTTAAAGGGAACCTAAACCAGCTAAAGAAAATTATCGGCACCAAGACTGATTTTTTTATGGCTTGGCTAACTTTCATCTTTAATAATTACCTTTTAGTATACCCTACTTTATCTTACCGCTCCCCTGAAACTGTGTTACTTTAGTCTTATATGAAGAAAGTGGTTTTTAGTGGCATTCAGCCCACCGGCATTCTGCATCTCGGCAATTATTTTGGCGCCATTAAACAATGGATCGATTTGCAGAACAAAAACAAATGTTATTTTTGCATTGTAGATCTGCATGCCATTACTGTCCCTCAAGACCAGACCAAACTACACCAACAAATATCAGACATGGCAGCAATTTATTTGGCAGCTGGGCTAGATCCTAAAAAAGTGGTTTTGTTTGTCCAGTCCCAAGTGCCTGCCCACAGCGAAGGAGCCTGGCTTCTAAATACGATCGCTTCCATGGGCGAAATGTCGCGGATGACTCAATTTAAAGAAAAACAGGAAGGCAAGCCTAACGTATCCGTCGGATTGTTCGATTATCCTGTCTTAATGGCGGCCGATATCTTGCTGTACGACACTAACTTAGTCCCGGTGGGAGAAGATCAAAAACAACATGTCGAACTGGCTCGGGATTTAGCTATCCGATTTAATAACCGGTTTGGCGAAACTTTTGTCATTCCAGAACCGATGTTGCCCAAATTTGGGGCTAGAATTATGGGTTTGGATGATCCTACCGTAAAAATGAGTAAATCAGCGGCCAGTCCTAATAACTATATTGCCTTGACTGATACTCCAGAAATCGCGCGAGAAAAAATTATGCGCGCCGTGACTGATTCTGGTTCGGAAATTAAATTCGATTCTACTAATAAACCAGCCATTTCTAATCTACTTACCATCTATACTCTCCTGACCGATATACCCATATCTGACCTGGAAATCAAATATCAAAATAAAGGTTACGGCGAATTTAAAAAAGATTTAGCCGAAGCTGTCGCTGTTTTTCTAATTGATTTTCAAACCAAGTTGACTGCAATTAGACAAGATCCCGACAATATCAAAACGGTTTTGACAGCGGGAGCCAAAAAAGCCAAAAAAATCTCTAACAAAAAGATCGAGATCCTCCAACAAAAAATGGGTTTGGGGATCTAGGCTTTCGCTAGCACTAATCCCCAAACATCCCGAGCGCCATTCTGGCGAAGGATTTTAGCGCACTCATTTATAGTTGCCCCAGTAGTCACAATATCATCCACTAGCACTACGGTTTTATTGGCCAGATTTTGGCTGAGAGCAACATTAATACTAAAAGCTCCCTCAATATTATCTCGGCGAGCCGATTTACTTAAACCAAATTGCGGCTGGGTAGATCTTTTCCGGAATAAGATTGGCAGCAAGGGCCAACCGGTTTGTTGAGCCACTACTTCAGCGAGCAAACGCGCTTGATTAAATCCCCTGTCCCAGAGCCGTCCCCGATGCAGCGGCACCGGCACAATCACCAGACCAGTGGTAGCTGTAGTTTGGTTGATCGTCTCTACCAACCAACCACCTAAAATTTTTACCAGTGGTCGCAATCGGCGATATTTTAAACTATAAACTAATTCTTTTAATGGTGATTGCCAATAACCATACACTATTAAACGACTGGCTGCGCCGGTCGGACGACACTTACCACACACCTTAAAATCTGCCGACAAACGATGGCAATGATAACAAATCGGTGTCTTAATAATTTCGATGCGCTTTGCACAAACAGAGCAAATCCAGTCACCTTGAGCATGGCAACTAGCACACCGGGGTGGGAAAACGATGTCGAGTAGACTTCCCATAACCTTACCTTAAGCCACGCCGATATTAACTCCTGTGTAAAAGTATTTCAAAATTTGATCATAGGTCTGACCGGCGCTGGCCATATTATAAGCACTCCATTGCGGCATACCCACGCCATGCCCCCAGCCTTTCCCTTTTAGAATAAACGTAGGTGAATTAGCGGCTCCGAATTTCTCGACAGTAAAATTAGTACTTTTAACATAACCTGTATCAATCGAGGCTTCAAAGACAGCCGTGGTGACCGTGATGCGTTTGCCAGTGCTAGTTACCAGTGTCAGTGTGCTCAAGCGGCCGGATGGATAACGATTATCGATTACCAAATCCACGATGGTTTCACCTATCGCAGCTGCTTTAGTGAGCGGACCAGAAAAGCAATCCATCAAATATGCCTGTTCTACAGTAGCCTCCCATAAAATTGGTTTGGCATAGGGGTCAGCCACTCCCTTAAGGTACGGGGTGGCCTTCTGCGGATTACCGTTACTCCAGGCATTTTCGACATTTTCAGTGGCTCCTCCGCTATCAGAAAAATAATACGCCGAGATAGGCTCATTATTATATGTAATGATCATGCCGGGGGTAGCAGACACAGCCACAGTGATACCGGGTTTATTTAATTCATAATTATAACCATAGTAAACTTGGTCGCGGGTATCGTCGTATAAATTAAAGATGTCGGCGCGAGGAGCTTGGAGTTTTTTGGCGGCAAATGTCCTAGCGGCAATTACTTGGGCTTTGCGAGCCTCCAGTGGCCAGGTATCCGGCACTTCCGCTAACCCCTTGAGATAGTCTTCCAATTCCACCTCGTTCACCATCCAAATATTCCCGCTCATCGCTGAGCGACGAATTGTGATAATACCACGGAATCTATTATATTGACTACTAACCTTTTCGTTGTTCACCGTCAGAATGGAACTACGCAATGGGATACACCGGATCCAGTCGCCGACATCATAGGTTACCCCATTGGCATTAATCACATACCCACCTGACCGAGCCGTAACAGTAGCGCTAACCCCGGCTTCTGCCCGCACCACTAAAGCTTTATCGCTGCCCCGGCGAATGACCATGCCGTTATCGCTACTCACAGCGATAGAACTGTCCGTGGAACTTAGTCCGACTAAAATCGGCTTCTGTAAGACTAATTCTTCGTTCACAGTGATTTCCCAAACTAGTCCCACATCATTCATCCAGGTAATTCCCTCTGCCACGGGCCGAAAATATTCTTTATATTTACCAATTTTATCCGGTGCTCGCACCGTAAAACTGAACCGACCGATTTCACCCGGATTAACTATTTTATCAGCCACGGCAGCACGGTTATTACTCAACCAACTAGTTGCATAAAAATTACTAACACGATCCAGCGGCTGAGCCGTGCCTAATTTAACGGCATTATTGCCGGTCGTTGTCCAAGCGGTGTTGCCATCATTGCGCAAATCTACCCACAGCATTGCTTCTCCCCCGGGAGCCAGGGTGATATTGCCTGATTGACTCACTAAACTTGTTTTATAAATAGCCGGAAGGATCTGGATTTCGACATAAAAATAAAATTTATCAAACCAGGTGATTCCGTCAGCCACTAAACCAAAATATTCACGATATTTTCCAGCTGGCCCTTCAGCAGTAATGGTAAAATTGAATCTGCCCACTTCACCAGGAGCAACCGTGGTCGCTACCGAAGAAGCCATGCGGTTATCACTTAGCCAAGATGAGTGATAGAGCTTGCTTTTGCGATCTTGGGGCCGAATCGTGCCAATTTTGACAGCATGCAGGCCAGAATTTTCCCAAGTCGCTGTGCCGGTGTTCTTAATATCCACCCAGGCTTCTACGCTCTCGCCCTGCTTAACCGACATACCTTCCAGCTGATCGATCCATTTAGCCGCATACAGATTAGCGGCTTGACCAGGAAAAGGTATGCTAAAAATTTGCGCAATTGTTAAAATTGCTCCGAGCCATCCCCCTATACCTTTAATTAGTTTGGTTTTGTTCACGGTATAAACATTATAACATCACTGCTTAGCCAAACTGACTTCATCGGGATATAATTTAATCAGTTAAAGAGAACCGATGAAACCTATGCATGTTCCCTGGCAGCCACAATCTACTTCATCATCGGAGTCCTTGGAAGATGATGATATAAATACATTTTCTGAATCCGAAGAGGTAGAGCTACCCGTCGACATTGCTCGCCAGGGAGATTATTTAATTATTCGAGCTCCTCTAGTGGGAGCCAAAAATGAAGATATAAGTATCACAGTCAATAATGATATCTTATTTATTCATAAGAATAATTACACTCCCGAAGAAAAACTAGACAATTACTATGTGCGTGAATGCCATTGGGGCCCATTAGCCCGAGAAATCCAATTGCCAGTATCGGTTGACCCGACTGGCGCCAAAGCTTCTTTAGCTGACGGGATTCTCAAGATTGTCCTGCCCATTATGGGCCATCGGCAAACTCGTATTATCAAAATTAGATGAAACTTGATTCCGCAAAAGTCACCAAAGGAGTGATTGCTATTGCTGGGTTTGGCACCAGATTTTTGCCCGTAACAAAAGCCACCCCCAAAGAAATGCTCCCTATTATTGATAAGCCGATTATTCAATATATCGTTGAGGAAATGGCCGCCGCTGGAATCACTGATATTATTTTAGTGACTAATTGGCAAAAGCGTTCGGTCGAAGACCACTTTGACCGTTCCCGAGAGATCGAAAAACATCTCGAAGAACAGAATAAGTTATCAATATTAAAAGAAATTCGCAAGATTGATAAATTGGCCAATTTTATCTATGTCCGCCAAAAAAATGGTTATGGTAATGGGGCCCCTCTGCTAGCCGTACAAAATCTAGTTAAGAACGAACCTTTTGTGTACGCTTTTGGAGATGATTTAGTCAAATCCAAACAATCATTCTGCGCTCAGTTAATTAAGGCTTACCAGGCAAATCATTGTTCCGTAGTCGGCGTACAGGAAGTACCGCATAACGAAGCCTGTAAATACGGCATTGCCGAATTAATCCCTGGCACTGACCAAATTAATACCATCATTGAAAAGCCGACGCCCCAACAAACCAAATCCAACCTGGCAGTATTCGGGCGTTATCTGCTGACTCCGGATATTTTCCCAGCCTTAGCCCACACCCCGACAGGCAAAGGTGGAGAACTTTGGCTGACTGACGCTTTAAGGTTAATGCTGCAAAAAGATAAAATTATTGTCCATAAAGTTAAAGATGGCCAATGGTATACTACAGGTGATCCCTTAAATTATTTAAAAACTACTTTGGCTTATATAAACGATCAGCCGGATCTGAAACAAGAAATAATAAATTTTATTAAATCACTATGAACAAAAAAATATTTAGCTACGCTGTACTCGCGTCTAGTTTGCTGCTTATTTTGGGGGCGGCTGCGTGCAGTCGCGGCGGTTCTGGCGGGAGCGGTGGCAAAGTTACTCTCGACCAAACCACTCCCATCACTTTAGAGTATGTCCGTTTGTTTGATGATAGCACTGCTTTAGACGAAATCATCGCCTCTTATCAAGAAAAACATCCGAATATTAAGATAGTTGTGCGAAAGGTCAACCTTCCAGCTGGAGAAACAATTTACGACTATCAGCAAGATATCATTAAACAGATCGCCGATGGAGCTGGCCCCGATATCTTTATGATTCATAATGACTGGCTGCCTTACCAGGTCAACCAAATCTCCCCCATGCCTAGCGGCTTAATGACACTGGAAGATTACCAGGCAAGATTTCCGCAAGTAGTGGTAGATGATTTTGTGACTAATAACCAGATTTACGCTGTCCCCTACTATATTGATAATTTGATGCTGTATTACAACATAGATATGTTTACAGCCGCTAAAGTCAAGAAAGCCCCGCGCACTTGGCAGGAATTAGTAGAAATTGTTCCCAAATTGACTAAAAAAGATGCCAATGGAAATATTATTCAATCGGCTTTACCTTTCGGCGTAGCGGATGGCATCCCTCGCTTTGCAGAAATCTTAGCTAACCTCATCATGCAATACGGCGGCGAAATGACTAGCTCTGACCGCACTAAAGCTACTTTTGATTTACCGGTGCCAAATTCTAATCCTCCGGTTTACCCCGGCAGTGAGGCTCTCAAATTTTATACTAGTTTTGCTGACCCCCAATCTCCTCTTTATACCTACACTGATGCCAAAAATCCTGACGGTACCCGGAAATTGCCTGAGGATGTGCAAGCTTTTATGGAACACAAAGCAGCTATGTTCATCGGTTACTCTTACCAGGTGGAATACATTAAGAAATTTATGACGACGCGGCTCAACTTCGAAACTGCTCCTCTGCCTCAATTGCGACTGGAAAACCCCATTGTAGTAGCTAATTATTGGGGTGAAACGGTTTCTAAGACATCTAAGCACCCCAATGAAGCCTGGGATTTTATTAAATACGTCGTCACTAAATCTAGCAATTTAAACAAATTGTTCAGCGCCACTCACCATGTCCCCGCTACTAAAGAATCTGTCGATACTTACAAGGGTAGGCAATATTATGGACCAGTGGCTGAACAACTCCAACTGTGTGCCTCCTGGTATAGACAAAATTCATCGGACATCGAAAAGATATTTACCGAGATGGTTAATAACGTGTTGCATAACCGCATGGCTGCCGAAGTGGCAGTGAGTGCAGCCATTAGAGATATTAATGATTTAAGCAGCTACCGCGCCCGGACTTCACCCGTGCCCCAACGATAAAAAACCCATGGACACTACCATAATTGATTTTATGAATGCCCTAAAGATGGCTGTTTGGAATTTCTTAACTGAGCAACTACTGCCCATCGGAGCAGTTTTAGCTGCGCTAGTTATCATTTGGGGGGGCTGGCTCTATATCCAAAATCGGCCTGAGGAAGGTAAAAAAACCATCGGAGCAGCTATTCTCGGCTTAATTATCATGGCGCTAGCGTTGTTGATTATCAATACTGTCATTACCTTATTCGGTTAATCAATCACCGTCACCTCTTGCCGAGAGCAAGATATGTCTTGTATAATTACCTTGATAGATATTTAGATATAAAAAGGAGGTATGTTATGAAAAAATTTCTGTACCAAGTGGCGGGCCGCGCCGTTTTAGTTAGCACATTATTATTGGCTCCCACTCGGGTAATGGCGCAGAGTGTAGAACCGATTACTTTTGCTACCGGTTCTCTTGAGAGTATTATCACACTTCTGGCTAACTGGGCCGCTGGTATAGCTGGGGCTATCGCGGTAGCTTTTCTTATCTATGGTGGATTTGTCTATATCACCGGGGGGGAAAAAGGAGCTGAAAAAGCTAAACCTCTTATCATCAATGCTATTATTGGTTTATTCGTCATCGCTTTAGCTTTCGTGATTGTCAACACAGTGGTGGGTGCTCTCGGCGGAGAGTAAATCTAAAGTTAACTTAAACCTATCAACTCACCCCTCTTATTAAGAGGGGTGAGTTATTTCTAAATCCTTTTCTGGCGCGCCCGAGAGGATTTGAACCCCTGGCCTTTCGGTCCGTAGCCGAACGCTCTATCCCCTGAGCTACGGGCGCATGATATTTTCTGAATTATATTTTGAGAATACGACCCAGTTTATCTACAAAATTATCCTTATTAGTATCCGATTCCGGTAACATCTTACTGAGAGCTATCCGCAACCTGTCTTGATAATCTGCCGGTATAGTCAGGGAGATAGGCGGAAGCATGCGAGAGGTTGATAGCAAGTTTAAGTATAGCTTACCCTCGGCTTGATGAAACCAAAACAACTTTAATTGATCATAAGTAAATTTGCGCTCATTAATGGTTAGCCCGGCTGCATCTATCCGACATTTTAGCAGCTTGGGTTTCGCTCGATCTACTATAAAAATGGCTACCAACAAAATAATTACTGTCACTCCGAACAACCATTGTTTGGCATAAATGGCATAAGCTAAGATAAATACCGCTAAAACAATAGCTATTACATACCAGCGCCAGTCTTTTTTATACGGCACAAATTCTGTTGATTCCCATTCGATGGGCATAAAACTACCTAGTATTTGTTCATTCATAAATTTAAGTTAACCACTGTTTCATTATACTGGCGGAGGCGACAGGGTTCGAACCTGTGAGAGGCTCTCGCCTCAACTAGTTTTCAAGACTAGCGCCATAAACCACTCGGCCACACCTCCCTACTACAGATTAATCAAAGAATATCTAATTATTTGTTTTAGTGACGATTTACCTTTATCTGTCTTAAAGTATCTTTCACGTCTTATGGCATCTCTCTTATCTTTGAAAGCTTCATAAAATATAAGTTTAAACGGTCGGCGATCTTTTGTTGATCTCACTAAACCCTTTTGGTGTTCCTGAAACCGTTTCTGCAAATCAGTAGAATAACCAATATACAATTTATTATCTTTCTGGCTTTTTAATACGTATGTGTAATACATAAAATTACAGGCGTCCATAAACCACTCGGGTTTATGGCTCGCCATGCACCCTAGCGGTGCATGGCGGTGAGGGAGGGATTCGAACCCTCGCGGGGGATTTCTCCCCCCTACCGGTTTAGCAAACCAGCCCCTTCAGCCTCTTGGGTACCTCACCGTGTCGGAACGGCCTCCGCTCCGGCAGTTTGCCAATTAGGATTGGCAAACTTTACCGCTTCGTTGTTCCTCCTTTCCAAATTACAAACAGCACTCCGTGCTTCGGTTTGTAATTTAGGGAAATCAGCAAAGCTGATTTCATAACCTATCCACCTATATTAAGGTAAGTATCTGACTATTTAAGAATACCATCAATATACCTCTCCTGAAAAAGGGGTTGTACCAACCCTTCTTGGAGTCCAGAGCCGCCATTGAAGGAGGGATGTATTTTTTGTCTGCAACCCGGGCATTGGAGTTTGAGCGTTACGGTTCAATAAAATTGGCGCTGTGAAGCCGGTTATACCGGCGAGAACGGAAAGCCATATTTTATTAGAACCGCAGCAAAAACGACTGTCCGGAGACTTTGGTTACTTTCCTTGGGAAAGTAACAGAAAAAAGTCCTCAAAAGCCCACTTGGATAAAATCTTGGTAAGTGGCTTTTTTAGCTAATTCTTTCTCTGGGTCAATCACCCCAATTTCCCCGACTAAGGCATCCCACAATTCTAGCAACTCTCCGGCGATGGGTGTTTGATAGATCTCTCCCCCATT encodes:
- a CDS encoding GIY-YIG nuclease family protein translates to MASHKPEWFMDACNFMYYTYVLKSQKDNKLYIGYSTDLQKRFQEHQKGLVRSTKDRRPFKLIFYEAFKDKRDAIRRERYFKTDKGKSSLKQIIRYSLINL